One stretch of Halobaculum marinum DNA includes these proteins:
- a CDS encoding PRC-barrel domain-containing protein: protein MHADATPQEITTLVGREVYSNNGVFVGEVEDVRLDLDAQAVTGLALSQLSEELFASRIEPGKGVMIPYRWVRAVGDVILINDTIERLKDETAEEQQV, encoded by the coding sequence ATGCACGCAGACGCGACGCCGCAGGAGATCACGACCCTCGTCGGTCGGGAGGTCTACTCCAACAACGGCGTCTTCGTGGGGGAGGTCGAGGACGTCCGCCTCGACCTGGACGCGCAGGCCGTCACCGGGCTCGCGCTGTCGCAGTTGAGCGAGGAGCTGTTCGCCAGCCGGATCGAGCCGGGCAAGGGAGTGATGATCCCGTACCGGTGGGTCCGCGCGGTCGGCGACGTCATCTTGATCAACGACACGATCGAACGTCTCAAAGACGAGACGGCCGAGGAACAGCAGGTCTGA